From a single Gammaproteobacteria bacterium genomic region:
- the ftsZ gene encoding cell division protein FtsZ: MFELMDSSRQSAVIKVIGVGGGGGNAVTHMMSAGIDGVDFICANTDAQALGNSKVKTALQIGCGITKGLGAGANPDIGRQAAMEDRDRIKEVIEGSDMLFITAGMGGGTGTGAAPVVAQVAREMNILTVAVVTKPFGFEGDKRQRIAEKGIEELSGYVDSLITIPNQKLLSVHSNLSLLDAFKEANKVLQGAVQGIAELITRPGLINVDFADVRTVMSEMGMAMMGTGTAQGDNRAHIAASEAVSSPLLEDINISGARGILVNVTAGADLNIMELDEVGSTVKEFASDDATVVIGTVIDAEMSGHLRVTVVATGLNDSAAALEKPDVRSLVREIKLPERPDFEELDKPMVARRQQRAVGGDVMPALSSEDLLDIPAFLRKQAD, from the coding sequence ATGTTTGAATTGATGGATTCCAGCCGCCAAAGTGCGGTCATCAAAGTGATCGGCGTCGGTGGTGGCGGCGGTAATGCGGTAACCCACATGATGTCAGCCGGAATTGACGGTGTAGACTTTATTTGTGCCAATACCGATGCTCAGGCTTTGGGTAATTCCAAAGTTAAAACCGCCTTGCAAATTGGTTGTGGTATTACCAAAGGGCTGGGCGCAGGTGCAAATCCCGATATCGGTCGTCAAGCGGCGATGGAAGATCGTGATCGCATCAAAGAAGTGATCGAAGGCAGCGATATGTTGTTCATTACCGCCGGCATGGGTGGTGGCACGGGCACAGGCGCGGCGCCTGTGGTTGCCCAGGTTGCACGTGAAATGAATATTCTGACGGTAGCGGTGGTGACCAAGCCCTTCGGATTCGAAGGTGACAAACGTCAGCGTATCGCTGAAAAAGGCATTGAGGAATTGAGTGGGTATGTCGACTCACTGATCACTATTCCGAACCAGAAACTCTTGAGTGTACATAGCAACCTCAGTTTGCTGGATGCCTTTAAAGAAGCCAATAAAGTCTTACAGGGCGCGGTGCAAGGTATTGCGGAACTCATCACGCGTCCTGGTTTGATCAATGTGGATTTTGCCGACGTACGCACCGTCATGTCAGAAATGGGTATGGCCATGATGGGTACCGGTACCGCACAAGGCGACAATCGCGCCCATATCGCGGCCAGTGAAGCGGTTTCTTCACCCTTGCTGGAAGACATCAATATTTCCGGTGCGCGCGGTATTCTGGTCAATGTTACAGCCGGTGCCGACCTGAATATTATGGAGTTGGATGAAGTGGGTTCAACGGTTAAGGAATTTGCATCCGACGATGCTACGGTCGTGATCGGTACGGTAATCGATGCCGAGATGTCAGGACACTTGCGGGTTACGGTAGTGGCTACAGGTTTGAATGACAGTGCCGCGGCGCTGGAAAAACCGGATGTACGCAGTCTGGTGCGCGAGATCAAGTTACCTGAGCGTCCGGACTTTGAAGAGCTTGACAAGCCCATGGTGGCCAGACGTCAACAACGTGCAGTTGGCGGCGATGTAATGCCGGCTCTGTCCAGTGAGGATCTTCTGGATATTCCTGCATTTCTACGCAAACAGGCGGATTAA
- a CDS encoding peptidoglycan DD-metalloendopeptidase family protein, which translates to MNIIVLTKSQTQARQIDLMSPRFIAMGVAILIAAFSLLFFAGFQIGTSGVDPDEHARLLALQESLNAQSLSIEEQNERLNNNIQEKVNAVAIRLGQLQARLIRLDAMGGRLTEMAGLEKSEFDFTEVPPQGGPESAPHSVSLTELGSELDLFDNYLEDREQQLKILDTFLEVHQLSQDTEVQGKPAPKGWISSHYGKRIDPFTGKKANHTGVDFAGYDGADVVSVAAGVVTWTGPRSGYGEMIEINHGNGYATRYAHNKVNLVGVGDQVQKGDVIALMGQTGRATGPNLHFEVLKNGQSVNPVPFIKKSR; encoded by the coding sequence ATGAACATAATTGTTTTAACAAAAAGTCAAACTCAGGCACGTCAGATCGATCTGATGTCGCCACGTTTTATAGCCATGGGTGTTGCGATCCTGATCGCAGCCTTCAGCCTGTTATTTTTTGCCGGATTTCAGATTGGAACATCAGGTGTAGATCCGGATGAACACGCGCGTCTGTTAGCTCTTCAAGAATCCCTGAATGCACAATCCCTGAGTATTGAAGAACAGAATGAACGTCTTAACAATAACATTCAGGAAAAAGTTAATGCTGTTGCGATCCGTTTGGGACAGTTACAAGCTCGACTGATACGTCTGGATGCCATGGGTGGTCGTTTGACTGAAATGGCCGGACTGGAAAAAAGCGAATTTGATTTCACAGAGGTTCCTCCACAAGGTGGGCCGGAAAGCGCACCTCACTCAGTCAGTCTGACCGAACTCGGTTCAGAACTGGATCTGTTTGATAATTATTTGGAAGATCGTGAACAACAATTAAAAATTCTGGATACATTTCTTGAAGTGCATCAGCTTAGTCAGGATACCGAGGTACAAGGTAAACCAGCGCCCAAAGGCTGGATCTCTTCGCATTACGGCAAACGCATTGATCCTTTCACCGGTAAAAAAGCCAATCACACCGGGGTTGATTTTGCCGGTTATGATGGTGCCGATGTAGTTTCTGTAGCGGCAGGAGTAGTTACCTGGACCGGGCCTCGCTCGGGGTATGGCGAGATGATCGAAATTAATCATGGCAATGGTTATGCCACCCGATATGCGCACAACAAAGTGAATCTGGTCGGGGTTGGTGATCAAGTTCAAAAGGGTGATGTGATCGCACTCATGGGCCAGACCGGTCGTGCAACAGGTCCAAACTTACATTTTGAAGTCTTAAAGAATGGTCAATCGGTCAACCCGGTTCCGTTTATTAAAAAATCCAGATAG
- a CDS encoding UDP-3-O-acyl-N-acetylglucosamine deacetylase encodes MLRQRTLKNSIRATGVGLHSGEKVFMTLRPAPVNTGIVFQRVDLPEPQCVNADASLVGDTMLGTSLIQNDVRVATVEHLLSAMAGVGLDNAYVDLSAAEVPIMDGSAAPFVFLLQSAGLVEQNALKKFARIKKTVRVEEEDKWAQFDPYEGYKVSMTIDFDHPVFKSHTQFASIDFSSTSYLKEVSRARTFGFMRDIEMLRSRQLTLGGSLDNAIVLDDFRVLNEDGLRYEDEFVRHKILDAIGDLYLLGYSLIGAFSGYKTGHGLNNKLVRAVLQDRSSWEEVTFDTQQSSPISYVRALALA; translated from the coding sequence ATGCTACGACAACGTACCTTAAAAAACTCGATCCGGGCAACCGGTGTAGGTTTGCATTCAGGCGAAAAGGTTTTCATGACTTTACGCCCCGCACCGGTGAATACGGGTATTGTTTTTCAGCGTGTTGATCTTCCTGAACCCCAATGTGTGAATGCCGACGCTAGTCTGGTCGGCGACACCATGCTGGGTACTTCCCTGATCCAAAATGATGTGCGCGTGGCTACCGTTGAGCATTTGCTCTCAGCCATGGCTGGTGTGGGTTTGGATAATGCCTATGTTGACTTGAGTGCTGCGGAAGTCCCGATCATGGATGGCAGTGCGGCACCTTTTGTATTCTTGTTGCAATCGGCTGGCCTGGTTGAGCAGAATGCCTTGAAAAAATTCGCCCGCATTAAAAAAACCGTGCGTGTCGAAGAAGAAGACAAGTGGGCACAGTTCGATCCATACGAGGGCTATAAAGTCAGTATGACCATCGATTTTGATCACCCGGTCTTCAAATCACATACCCAGTTTGCGAGTATCGATTTCTCTTCAACTTCTTATTTGAAAGAGGTCAGTCGTGCCCGCACCTTCGGTTTTATGCGTGACATTGAAATGCTGCGTTCACGTCAATTAACCTTGGGCGGGTCTTTGGACAATGCGATTGTGCTGGATGATTTTCGTGTACTCAATGAAGACGGCTTGCGCTATGAAGATGAATTCGTTCGTCACAAGATCCTGGATGCGATTGGTGACCTGTATCTACTCGGCTACAGTTTGATCGGCGCTTTCAGTGGCTATAAAACCGGTCATGGTTTAAACAACAAATTAGTACGTGCAGTATTGCAAGATCGTTCTTCCTGGGAAGAGGTTACCTTTGATACTCAGCAGTCTTCTCCGATTTCTTACGTGCGTGCCTTGGCATTAGCCTAG
- a CDS encoding DUF721 domain-containing protein codes for MKNKDPRSLQDILADQTGDLFSRLTQQQTQNDTLLSRIRAVLPSHFAKRLLAATYRNHILVLVAESPAWANRLRFETENIRDFWETAYSDPEDRYRLEKIVVRTAADVI; via the coding sequence ATGAAAAACAAAGATCCACGCTCGCTTCAGGATATTCTGGCTGATCAGACAGGTGACTTATTTTCGCGCCTGACCCAACAGCAAACCCAGAATGATACCTTATTAAGCCGAATCAGGGCAGTACTTCCATCACATTTTGCCAAACGCTTACTGGCGGCAACCTATCGAAATCATATATTGGTTCTGGTTGCCGAGTCTCCTGCCTGGGCCAATCGGCTACGCTTTGAAACCGAGAATATTCGTGACTTTTGGGAAACCGCCTACAGTGATCCCGAAGATCGCTATCGCTTGGAGAAAATAGTAGTGCGGACTGCGGCCGACGTAATCTGA